In Gossypium hirsutum isolate 1008001.06 chromosome D01, Gossypium_hirsutum_v2.1, whole genome shotgun sequence, the genomic window ACAAGATGATTACAATAGATGTACAATATTACCATATTTAAATGATACCATCACCCAATTGGATTGAAGATGTTAATAacaaatctgccaaacaacattTGTGTAACAGTTGGCAACTTTAAGGGCCAATCTGATAAAATAAAAGTCTAAGGACCAATATGAGAAACGTTGACAAGTTCAGGAGCCAATCATTATATTAAACCTTCTTTTTAATATTAACTTTGGCCCCATCAGTCCAAATTTAGATaagaggcgtaaaagaattgggaCAATATTTTAGCCCATTGAAATCTCAAATTAGTGGTTGGCCCAAAAGAATCAAAATGAGCAGTAAATAGTTAACTAATAGACTCAAATGACAATTTTCTTGGAGGTCCAATCCACTATGAAAAAAagttatttcaaaaaaatatttttaaaagaaagcttatataacaacaaaattaagtcttagttaaaattttgaaaattataaattttaagatttttttttttagtcaTAGAAGAAAAAATTGGTGTCATAACACCAATAGCATAAGTACCAAGTTGATCAAGAAACGTCACTGAAGGAGAATAATAGAAAACACTTTGCAGTGCTTGTCCCCAAGCCATCAATGCTAGGCTATTAACAAGTTTATTACCCTCCCTGTAAACATGTTGGATAACCATATCCCACTCATTCAAATAGTGTCGAGCTTTCCGAATTAAATTGATCTCTCCATCTTTAGCATCGCTGGTCAGCATGCTAACAACATCAATACTTCGCTGTCCACTCATCCAAGCAAGCATGAGTCCTTCAACCACACCCCACATCATCGCTTCCATATTGAACATGAGCCGTTGAGACTAGAAAACCCAACAACCCATTCTCTATTCCAAACCCATATATGACCCCCACAAGCAGACACAATAGTAAGACTTactttgtttcaaaaaaaaaaaaatagtaagacttacttgtttcaaaaaaaaaaaaatagtaatagaCTTACAAGCATCATCAATTTTCAACTTGTACCATCCCGAATTAGGTTTCCTCCAACTAAGCCAATTTCACATTCCTCGAGCGGCTACTTATGATATTGTTATTAGCATTCTCCATCGCACCAATACATTGTTGCTGCAGTTGCATACTCCTTTGCAATACCGATTCAAGCTCCACAAAATTACCATAAAAAATGAATATTCTATTCATTCGCTACCATAGGTTCCAACATAATCCTCCAAAGAGGATATCACAACCAAAACTATCTCGAGCAACGTAACTAGGATTAGAAAGATTCACGTTCATCCATCAGGAATCTGCTTTGTCATGAATTCAACAAGTTTCTCCTCTCAAACCAATTGCTTCCAAATGACCGATGCTACAATACATCCATGAAGCCACATGGTCCAAAGTTTCATCCTCAACTTCGCACACTTCACACCTCGCATCGATAGTCATATGCCTTCTCTTCCTTTCATTGTCTGTTAACAATTTACCCAAGCACATTAACCATAGAAAAACTCGAATTCTTTGGGCCCTCTAATCGTATGATactgttattattttattaattttatatatacaaataagTTGGTGAGATAAACTCAATTAGCGTATTAATATATGTACTAATGATAGAGTTTTAATTTCCTTTTAgaagaaattaacatttaatcgtaaggtaaaatataaaagtgctttcaagttttttttagcACTTATGCATAttagtaaagaaaagaaatcatTATAATGTTAacttttaatatgtatatataaacaaACAATGtcactttcaaaaaataaataaataaataaacaatgtcAAATTGAAAAACCAAAATACCCAactaaacctaaaaaaaaaccctagaaaaTTACCCTAATAATAATAACCAAAGCTTTAGGCGAAAACCGAATATGAGATTACTATTAAAATATCAGCAGTTTGATTTTGAATATGCAATGCATTCCCTAACTGAAAGCCCAGGCGTTCTCCCTCCttatctcttcttcttcttcggggGTGAAATCATTCTCTATGTTGAAGGTTTTTCGAATCTCCTCCGGCGACTTCCCCTTTATCATGTCCGCCACCGTTTGGCACATCAAACCCAACAGGCTCTTTATATTCAAAAAGTTAGCCGCCTGAAATCCaattttcaacttaaaaaatTCAAGATCGTTTAAGAAGCACGATAATGACAGAATCGTAAATAGAGAAAGAAACTAACCAATGTGAGATAAAAGAGGGTGTTCTGGTCAACTTTGGCGAAATTGGCATCCCAATCTTTAAATTTAGTAGGCAATTCATCGTCCCTATCATCGACGTGCTTGGTGCAAAACTCGAGGACCTTGGCTAAGGTGTTACCGGTTACGCCGGGGGTAGGGATTTCGCCGTCGGCGCAGTCGTCTTCGATCATGTTCTTGATAGTCTGTGATTTAAGCGCCACCGCTTCGTCCACCACGAAAATCACTCCGTCGGAGCTCTTCAATGTAACCTTCTTGGAAGTCGACGACGCCATTGTTGGTGGTTGAAGAAAACCCTAATCCAAACAGAGAGCGAAAATATGATGCTTAAGATTACTAATAACGACTGAGGGAAAGTTTATGCAAAGAGTTAGGGAAACTCGTATGGTATTTATAGAAGGATTTAGCGTACGTACGTACGTACTGAATTGAACCTAATTCTACTCACACTAGGATTTtacaatgaataaaataaaataagtgcatgtaaattctAGTAAATATAAAACTCTCAATTTGGGCCTATAAaactaactaattaaattataatattaatattaatattcaaatCATGACtgaatttttgtattattttaacattaatatttttaaaattaaataacattaatataatttattctaaattAGTTAAATACATTTAACAATGCTTTGTAAATTACTTgccttttcaattaattaatgattttttcaaaatttattaaaaaattaatttatacaaCTGCCCCATATATTACATAAAAACACACACTAATAtagtaaaaaatttatttgaatattatgCATGTAAAAACGATCGGATTATTATATTGTACATATTCAATTGTTTTACTAACAATTGGCAATTAGTATTTTGCATGCTTTGCTTTACGCATTTCCCTATCGATACGATAGAATATAATCAAcacaattatatttataaatttaaaaattgaattattaaaatattaattgtataaattattaaactatttaTATGGCTAGCTAGGACTCTGctctctaaaatagaaaattttttatttaggccctttaaatttttaaaaaatttaaattaataaagatataattgtactttgacccccaaaaaatgataaaaattaatttaatcctttaaaaattataaaaatataagttattcaaatggttaaattttatttttactatcgtaaaaattaaaatttaattttaacccctaaataaatttaatgtaaataatttgaaAGGtacacttattttttttattttaatatctcacaAACCAATGAGTTATTCTAGTAAATATAAAACTCTCAATTTGGgcctaaataaatttaatatatttttaaattttagagttaagactaaattgatagattttgtaaacattattgaggacaaattttattaaactctttagaattagaactagaatgagctaaatttgttgaaatattttacatttaggatcaaattgataaaatgtctAAACATTAgaagtctaattttattattaggccaataaaaaaAGGCCACATCAATTAagagtgattaaattatttaattttaaaaatttttgcgattaaattaaaaaaattaatagttagataattaaaatagaataaaaatcataattaagttactatttttataatttattcataataaaataattttcagcGGACAAAAATGTAATGGACTAATATTTGAGAAGCATGCTTAAAATGTATTTCTGAtgacaaaaatatttaatttaacattgtttttagtattaaaaaaaagtgttttaaTACATTATAAAAAATGTTATCATATTTGtgtttgtatataaaaaaatacattaaccAATGTCACACTCACGAAAATAATAAAAGcattaaattgaagaaaaaaaatactcTAATAATCCAGAAAATACTAAACCCTGAAAatataacgaaaataaaaataaaataaaaaccaataatTTAACTGGATTTTCCCTAAACTTCATAACCTACTGGAAAAACACCGCCGCCGgcccccaaaaaagaaaaaaaagatcgACAATCCTATCGTAATATCGACACTTTGATTTGAATGCATGCAATCCCTAATCGAAAGCCCAGGCGTTCTCCCTCCttatctcttcttcttcttcagggGTGAAATCGTTCTTTATGTTGAAGGTTTTCCGAATTTCCACCGGCGACTTTCCCTTCATCATGTTCGCCACCGTTTTGCACGTCAAATCCAACAAGCTCTTTATTTCCAAAAAGTTAGCCGCCTGAAAtccaattttcaatttcaaaaaattattattatcattcacGATTTCAGAATCGCTTAAGAATCACAACAATGGCAGAATcataaacaagaaaaaaaaaacgagaGAAAAAACAGACCAATATGAGATCAAAGAGGGTGTTCTGGTCAactttgacgaaatcagcttccCAATCTTCAAATTCAGTATTCACCACACCGTACTTAACATCGACGTGCTTGTTGCAATACTCGAGGACCTTGGCTAAGATCTTACCGGTGACGATGGGGATAGGGATTTCGCCGTCGGCGCAGTCATCTTCGATCATGCACTTGATAGGTTGCAATTTAAGCGCCACCGCTTCGTCCACCTCGAAAGTCTCTCCGTCGGAGCTCTTCACTATAATCTTCTTGGAAGTCGACGCCATTGTTGTTGGTTGAAGAAACCCTAATCCAAACAGTGATCGCGAAAATCGAAGGCTTAAGATCATAAAAAAGTGAGGGAAACTCGTAAGGTATTTATAGATGGATAACTATTAGCATACGTCATTgaatttgaatagtataataaaATAACTTCTAGTTGGATTTCACATGATTTGAAATTCTATATCAtacctttaattaattaatacttaTAATTATATTGGTTAAAATTGTTCCACAATTGTTAGTAAAATAAcactaatataaatttttttatattaattacaagaacagtaacaatattaatatatatataactggaaaatagaaaacaaaatatTATACTGGTATTTGAGGCCTGTTTAGACAATCTCCTTAAGATAGATTTGGCCGCTCTTTTGGCTGCTAGAGAAACGTCGGTTGACTATCTCCCAGAATATAACAACACGATGAATACAGTAGTAGCACGGCTGCAATGATCAATGAACAGTGACCTTACTTTCGTCCATCACTGGAAAACATATTGAATAATATGCAGGAAAAGATGTCtcgaaaaaattagaaaatatttttatttaataaaaccaTCATATAATGAGTTAAAGagcaaaattttcaagaaaaattaaagttaatctctattaattatgtttaaatatttagatcaattaatgacattataaaagtagaggCTCACTATTGTTGTGGTGTGGTATTGATTCTATATATGTTTGATTTTTGTTGCTATGTGATCACTTATTTTGCTGCTGTAAACCGATTTTTGTTAGGATTGGTGCAACGCTAGATATGGATTAGAAGTTGTGTTAGTTGCTATAAGCTTGATTGGGGTTCAATTTTTGTGAAATGGTACTTCGTGGTTGTCGTGAGTTTGTCTTATGAAGATCCTATTGATGTCGTGAGGTTCTTATTGTTAGTTTTTCTAGTTCTTGTGAAATGGTCTTTTGGTGGCTGTCGTGAGgtttttattgttgttattgcTGCTAGTATTTATTCGATTTTAGGTGCTCTTTTTGCCCAAATCTGAATGATCCTAAGATATTGAACACTCTATGTAGTGGACTATGTTGATTATTGAATGATCAAaacttctttgtttttttttaaaacattgtaAAAATAGGGAGTCAAAATATATGATTAGGGGCTAAATCTCAATTTAAATATGGTAGAAGAATCAACATCATAATCTTACAAAAAGGAAATCTTGATAAAGTGTTTCATATAAGAATCTGGATATCTTGTAAAACAATTGGATTATATATATTGcaaatattcaattattttaccaatttgataattattattgggataaatttcaaaattacatattaactttgGTTTGATGTGTAATTTATACGTGAACTTTGATTCACtacaattttatacataaaattttaatttcatccaattctcacaaataatttatataattattaatatagcaTCATTTTATGTGTATAATCACACTAAATCAAACTTTTGTGTATAAttacaataaattaaaattttatatataaaattgtataaaattacatattaaactaaaactcatatataaatttgtaatttatcCCAAAATAATTTCCATGACAtctgaaattatatatatatatatatattcattgtcATCTTGTTGTAAATTTCTGTCTATTTCATAGTTCTTTTGCTTCTTAAACTCTAGGGACTACCTAAAAAACAAGACCAAAAAACAAATCAACATTGATTGTTGTAACTTGAGTTCACCCCTCATGGgaaacttttttcctttttccccgGGAAATTCTTCTGTTTGACTAAGAAACCAACGCCTCTATGCTAGCTTTCTTTGCTGTTTTACAAACAGGACAAGAATCAAGCAAGGCTTCACAATTCTTACATGAACAAAGATGTCTGCAAGGAAGGAACAAAACACAACTACTCCGACTATTACAACATTTGCAAACCATTCTTGTATCCTTATCTTCACAACATGATTCTGCATCGTCGACTCCATTGATGAAACAACGCGAAGCTCGATCCTTTAACACTTCAAGCTTGTTGTTCAAACACATAGCCATTGCTTCCTTTTCATAAGCCACTTTTTTCCATCCTTGGTTATCCATCTCTAGTTTCTTCAACAGATTTTGTAATTCTATTAATTTGTTTTTTGCTTTTTGTATCTCCTCGTCTTTTTGATTCAGTAAAATCAATGCCCTCGATTCTATTTTGTTTAAAAACATAGTAATTTGCTGGTTTCTTTGTTGTTCCAGCAACAATCGCAATCTCTCATTCTGAATAACAAGAAACAAGAAAATCATAAAAGAAAAACCGACAATGAAGATCTAAAATCATCTTTTagtttctttcaatttcaattcaaaaaaccagaataataataaatttaactcttgatatttacatatattatcaatttagtcttaattttaaaagatttaataaatttaaattttaacatttactcatttacacaaattttacatattaaatttgttaatttaatacCAAATTGAAAGATTATATAAACTTTGATGATTacatttgttattataccaattgaAATGTCAATTGAAAAGGtgtttttactttctttttttttacctgTGATATGATGAACTGATCAATCTCATGTCGCTGCTGCAACTGTTGCTGTTGATGATCAAAACGGAATTGATTAAACGCGCCACTTCCAAGGCCACCATTGTCGCCGCTGCCgctaccaccaccaccaccaaagCAAACATTGTCAGAATAGAACTGAGCTTCTTGTATGGCCATTCTTTTCCAATCAACAAACAAAACTCCCTCAAAAATCAAACCAagaattcaaatcaaactctctttttttcttctcaaaatCAGATAAAAAACTCagatatttttatcatttttttctcaCTTGGATCAAAGAAAACTCTTTTTTGAACAAAAAGGAAGTGAAAAGGGTGATGAAGTCAAAGATATGAAGATGAATATATATACACGAAATTTGAATGCACAATGTATTAAAGTAActgaaaaaaatacataaaaggaAAGACAGAGAAAAAGACAGGCTACTAATTGCTCATAGAAATGTCAAATATGTCAGTTTAAGTCACAATTGAAAAGCCTGAAGAAAAGGATTTATTATAACAACTCCTGCCAAGTCACATTTcaacttttatttatatatagcAATTATTTATATGGAATCCAGTGGTGCTTAATTAACATTACCAAAACAACTCACAAACTGTTGTGTTTTACTTTTTAGGTAAAACATAAAATGATACCCACGTGTTTGTTTCTAAAGTTGTCCAAGGTCGGGCTGGTGTCTAATAAAAATTTAGACTCAATTCATATTCTCTGAGTCATCtcaaaaaatattctaaaaatttattcaaaCTTAACctgaataaaaatatcaaaactcGTTTTAATCTAcctgtattaaattttttacGCCCTCAATGTCGATGTATCATAATAACTAGTATTATAATTAAACTACTTGTTAAATTTAGTGTCATTAGTcaatttaatacaaaaaaaatatgatctaaaaataatcttttaagaaaataataaaatatttaaacaatgaTGTTTTTGTCTTTCAccgtctttatacttaaataaaacaattaaaaaccaAATAATAGAGTTTGAATTCGAAACAATAGGAATCTacacaaatattttatcaatCCACCTCTGATTTTCTTTCACCCCATCTGCCATTGCGACATAATATAtaggttaaaatatatcataagttcttgtaatttttataaaattttaatttaatctctctattttcaTATTTCAACACTTAAATGCAACTGTTAAcacttattttgttaaattcacgTTCATTATAACATCATTTTTTAGTTAGATGGATGGTGAGtattttctcaattttaaaatgtcacaccaataaatttaaaagtgttaaaaatagaagaataattttaaattttaaaaagtagagGAACTAAAATCCtggaaaataaaagtatagggactaaattttaaatttgtaaagagTTAGAGGGATATATGACATTTTTTAACCTAATAATATATTAGATCCCGACAGAGCCCACAAGGATCCAGCCCATTGTGGCTTCTAACATGGGACTTTGGGCTATCTATCTGTGCGTTCTTTCGTGCCTTTCAATGAAGGCTTAGCCCTCTCACGTTAaaacataaatacatacacaAATTAAGAAAACAATCCAAAACCCTTATAGCTTCGCTTTGGTTGCTTTCAGTTTTGGCGGGAGGATAGAGGAGAGAGATCTCTGCGAATAATCCATGGCGGGCGATTCAGAGATGAACCCAGAGCAGGTAGAAGAAGAGTTCAGCGTATGGAAGAAGAACACCCCTTTCCTTTACGATCTCGTCATTTCTCACCCTCTCGAATGGCCTTCTTTGACTGTCCATTGGGTTCCTTCTTCTCCCACTCCTTACGGACCTGACCCTACTTTTAACGTTCACAAACTCGTCCTCGGAACTCACACCAGCGGCGGCGCCCCCGATTTTCTAATGATCGCCGACGCAGTTCTCCCCACTCTCGCCTCTGAATCCAATATCGCTGCTAAAAATGATGACCCAGTTATCCCTAAGGTTTGTTATTTTGTTTCAGTTTTTTAGGTTTTCATTTACTTAATTTCGTGGGCAGTCTCAGTCATCGTTGATATTTATTGAATTGTATCGTATTATAGTTCTTGTTTATGAGCAGTGTTCTTTGGCTACCAATTGTTTGATGAAATTACTAGCTGGAGTTTGTTTGCTGATGATAGGTTGAGATAACACAGAAAATGCGTGTTGATGGGGAAGTCAACAGGGCTAGATGTATGCCTCAAAACCCGGTTATTATCGGCGCAAAGACCAGTGGCTCCGACGTTTTCGTGTTTGATTATGCCAAGCAGGCTGCAGCTAAAGAGCAAGAGGGTGACTGTGTTGCTGATTTGAGGTTGAGGGGTCATGAAAAGGAAGGGTATGGATTATCATGGAGTCCATTTAAGGAGGGTTATCTTTTGAGTGGTTCACAAGACCATAAGATATGCCTTTGGGACTTGTCTTCTTGGCCTCAAGATAAGGTTCTTGATGCAACCCATGTTTATGAGGTATTTATAGGACTTTGCTCTTTTGTTTCATAGGAAATGCTCGGATTTTTTGACCTTGAAAACATTTATTACTTGATTGTGAGTATCTTTGAATGTACTTGTAGGCCCATGAGAGTGTGGTTGAAGATGTGTCATGGCATTTGAAGAATGAGAATATATTTGGTTCTTCTGGTGATGATTGTATGTTAATGATCTGGGACTTGCGCACCAACCAAACCGAACATCGTGTTAAAGCTCACGATAGAGAGGTGAATTAACAAATTTTACCCTAATATTACAGTCTTTGTGTAGTATTATGTTTCCATTTCCATTTGATCATCGGATAAGAAATGTTCGTTTTTTGGTCTCAGATCAATTATTTGTCGTTCAATCCTTATAATGAGTGGGTTCTGGCTACAGCATCGTCCGACTCCACCGTAGGTTTGTTTGATGTACGAAAGCTGACTGTACCTTTGCATGTTTTAAGCAGCCACAGGTGAGTTTACTGCCTCTTAGATCGATCCCTGTGTTTATATGCCAAAGCTAGTTACAATTCGATTCTATTTTTTCAGTATATGCAGTAATATAGTTCTAGC contains:
- the LOC107928905 gene encoding E3 ubiquitin-protein ligase BOI, with the translated sequence MAIQEAQFYSDNVCFGGGGGSGSGDNGGLGSGAFNQFRFDHQQQQLQQRHEIDQFIISQNERLRLLLEQQRNQQITMFLNKIESRALILLNQKDEEIQKAKNKLIELQNLLKKLEMDNQGWKKVAYEKEAMAMCLNNKLEVLKDRASRCFINGVDDAESCCEDKDTRMVCKCCNSRSSCVLFLPCRHLCSCKNCEALLDSCPVCKTAKKASIEALVS
- the LOC107928830 gene encoding uncharacterized protein, coding for MILSLRFSRSLFGLGFLQPTTMASTSKKIIVKSSDGETFEVDEAVALKLQPIKCMIEDDCADGEIPIPIVTGKILAKVLEYCNKHVDVKYGVVNTEFEDWEADFVKVDQNTLFDLILAANFLEIKSLLDLTCKTVANMMKGKSPVEIRKTFNIKNDFTPEEEEEIRRENAWAFDGFLQPPTMASSTSKKVTLKSSDGVIFVVDEAVALKSQTIKNMIEDDCADGEIPTPGVTGNTLAKVLEFCTKHVDDRDDELPTKFKDWDANFAKVDQNTLFYLTLAANFLNIKSLLGLMCQTVADMIKGKSPEEIRKTFNIENDFTPEEEEEIRRENAWAFNNERKRRHMTIDARCEVCEVEDETLDHVASWMYCSIGHLEAIGLRGETC
- the LOC107928902 gene encoding WD-40 repeat-containing protein MSI3 — encoded protein: MAGDSEMNPEQVEEEFSVWKKNTPFLYDLVISHPLEWPSLTVHWVPSSPTPYGPDPTFNVHKLVLGTHTSGGAPDFLMIADAVLPTLASESNIAAKNDDPVIPKVEITQKMRVDGEVNRARCMPQNPVIIGAKTSGSDVFVFDYAKQAAAKEQEGDCVADLRLRGHEKEGYGLSWSPFKEGYLLSGSQDHKICLWDLSSWPQDKVLDATHVYEAHESVVEDVSWHLKNENIFGSSGDDCMLMIWDLRTNQTEHRVKAHDREINYLSFNPYNEWVLATASSDSTVGLFDVRKLTVPLHVLSSHSGEVFQVEWDPNHETVLASSGDDRRLMIWDLNRIGEEQLEIELDADDGPPELLFSHGGHKAKISDFSWNKNEPWVISSVAEDNTLQVWQLAESIYRDEDDTQTAEDHP